The following coding sequences lie in one Mesorhizobium sp. NZP2298 genomic window:
- the pdhA gene encoding pyruvate dehydrogenase (acetyl-transferring) E1 component subunit alpha, producing the protein MATAARKAPAKSKSDGKSGLSAPKPAEFTKDEELAAYRHMLLIRRFEEKAGQLYGMGFIGGFCHLYIGQEAVVTGMKMALIEGDQMITAYRDHGHMLAMELSPRGVMAELTGRRGGLSRGKGGSMHMFSKEKHFYGGHGIVGAQVSLGTGLAFANRYRDNNNVSLTYFGDGAANQGQVYESFNMASLWKLPVIYIIENNRYAMGTSVSRSSAETDFSHRGASFKIPGIQVDGMDVRAVKAAGELATEWCRAGNGPLILEMQTYRYRGHSMSDPAKYRSKEEVQKMRSEHDPIEQVKARLIEKKWATEDELKTIDKEVRDIVADAAEFAQNDAEPDPSELWTDIVL; encoded by the coding sequence ATGGCCACCGCAGCCAGAAAAGCGCCTGCCAAATCGAAATCCGACGGCAAATCGGGTCTTTCCGCGCCCAAGCCCGCTGAATTCACCAAGGACGAAGAGCTTGCCGCCTACCGGCATATGCTGCTCATCCGCCGCTTCGAGGAAAAGGCCGGCCAACTCTACGGCATGGGCTTCATCGGCGGCTTCTGCCATCTCTATATCGGCCAGGAAGCGGTCGTCACCGGCATGAAGATGGCGCTGATCGAGGGCGATCAGATGATCACCGCCTATCGCGACCACGGCCACATGCTGGCGATGGAGCTTTCACCGCGCGGCGTCATGGCTGAACTGACTGGTCGCCGTGGCGGCCTGTCGCGGGGCAAGGGCGGCTCCATGCATATGTTCTCCAAGGAGAAGCATTTTTACGGGGGCCACGGCATTGTCGGCGCACAGGTGTCGCTCGGCACCGGACTGGCCTTCGCCAATCGCTACCGCGACAACAACAATGTCTCGCTGACCTATTTCGGCGATGGCGCCGCCAACCAGGGCCAGGTCTATGAAAGCTTCAACATGGCCTCGCTATGGAAGCTGCCGGTGATCTACATCATCGAGAACAACCGCTACGCCATGGGCACGTCGGTTTCGCGCTCTTCCGCGGAGACGGATTTCTCGCATCGGGGTGCGTCCTTCAAGATTCCAGGTATCCAGGTCGACGGCATGGATGTGCGCGCGGTCAAGGCCGCCGGCGAACTCGCCACCGAATGGTGCCGTGCCGGCAATGGCCCGCTGATCCTCGAAATGCAGACCTATCGCTATCGCGGCCACTCGATGTCGGATCCGGCGAAATACCGCTCGAAGGAAGAAGTGCAGAAGATGCGCTCCGAGCATGACCCGATCGAGCAGGTCAAGGCGCGGCTGATCGAGAAGAAGTGGGCGACCGAGGACGAATTGAAGACCATCGACAAGGAGGTTCGCGACATCGTTGCCGACGCCGCCGAGTTTGCCCAGAACGATGCGGAGCCGGATCCGTCCGAGCTCTGGACCGATATCGTATTGTAA
- a CDS encoding FtsB family cell division protein — MWTRQHKQRNTGRLIIPSLCVVFLTYFGFHAYHGEFGINSKYQLEAQAVALQAQLDAVKARRMELERRVRLMHDGTLEKDMLDEQARRALNLSQADEITIMLPASVK; from the coding sequence ATGTGGACGCGTCAGCACAAGCAGAGAAATACCGGCCGGCTGATCATCCCTTCGCTTTGCGTCGTGTTCCTGACCTATTTCGGCTTCCATGCCTATCACGGCGAATTCGGCATCAATTCGAAATATCAGCTGGAAGCCCAGGCGGTCGCGCTGCAGGCGCAGCTTGATGCCGTCAAGGCGCGCCGGATGGAGCTCGAGCGGCGCGTTCGGCTTATGCATGACGGCACGCTGGAGAAGGACATGCTCGACGAGCAGGCGCGCAGGGCGCTCAATCTGTCCCAGGCCGATGAGATCACCATCATGTTGCCAGCTTCGGTGAAATAA
- the eno gene encoding phosphopyruvate hydratase — translation MTAIIDIVGREILDSRGNPTVEVDVVLEDGSMGRAAVPSGASTGAHEAVELRDGGARYLGKGVLKAVEAVNGELFEAIGGMEAENQIHIDQTMIELDGTPNKSRLGANAILGVSLAVAKAAADAAGLPLYRYVGGTKAHILPVPMMNIINGGAHADNPIDFQEFMILPVGAPTLREGVRWGSEIFHTLRKKLKDAGHNTNVGDEGGFAPNLKSAPVALDFIMESIEKAGFKPGEEIALGLDCAATEFFKDGNYVYEGEKKTRDPKAQAKYLAKLAADYPIITIEDGLAEDDWEGWKYLTDLIGKKTQLVGDDLFVTNTARLRDGIRMGVANSILVKVNQIGSLTETLDAVETAHKAGYTAVMSHRSGETEDSTIADLAVATNCGQIKTGSLSRSDRMAKYNQLIRIEEELGKQARYAGKSVIKG, via the coding sequence ATGACCGCCATCATCGACATTGTCGGACGTGAAATCCTGGACAGCCGTGGAAACCCGACCGTCGAGGTCGATGTTGTACTCGAAGACGGTTCGATGGGCCGCGCCGCGGTGCCGTCAGGAGCCTCGACCGGCGCCCATGAGGCCGTCGAGCTTCGCGATGGCGGTGCGCGCTATCTCGGCAAGGGCGTGCTGAAGGCCGTGGAGGCGGTCAACGGCGAACTTTTCGAGGCGATCGGCGGCATGGAAGCCGAAAACCAGATCCACATCGACCAGACGATGATCGAACTCGACGGCACACCCAACAAGAGCCGGCTCGGCGCCAACGCCATTCTTGGCGTTTCGCTGGCGGTGGCCAAGGCCGCGGCCGATGCCGCCGGCCTGCCGCTCTACCGTTATGTCGGCGGCACCAAGGCGCATATCCTGCCGGTGCCGATGATGAACATCATCAATGGCGGCGCGCATGCCGACAACCCGATCGACTTCCAGGAGTTCATGATCCTGCCGGTCGGCGCGCCGACGCTGCGCGAAGGCGTGCGCTGGGGCTCGGAAATCTTCCACACGCTGCGCAAGAAGCTGAAGGATGCCGGCCACAACACTAACGTTGGCGACGAAGGCGGCTTCGCCCCGAACCTGAAGAGCGCGCCGGTGGCGCTCGATTTCATCATGGAATCGATCGAGAAGGCCGGCTTCAAGCCGGGCGAGGAGATCGCGCTCGGCCTCGATTGTGCCGCCACCGAGTTCTTCAAGGACGGCAATTATGTCTATGAAGGCGAGAAGAAGACGCGTGACCCCAAGGCGCAGGCCAAGTACCTTGCCAAGCTTGCCGCCGACTATCCGATCATCACGATCGAGGATGGTTTGGCCGAGGACGATTGGGAAGGCTGGAAATACCTGACCGACCTGATCGGCAAGAAGACGCAACTGGTCGGCGACGACCTTTTTGTCACCAACACGGCGCGCCTGCGCGACGGCATCCGCATGGGCGTTGCCAATTCGATCCTGGTCAAGGTCAACCAGATCGGCTCGCTGACCGAAACGCTCGACGCGGTCGAGACTGCCCACAAGGCTGGCTACACCGCTGTCATGTCGCATCGTTCCGGTGAGACCGAGGATTCGACCATCGCAGATCTCGCCGTCGCCACCAATTGCGGGCAGATCAAGACGGGTTCGCTGTCGCGCTCCGACCGCATGGCCAAGTACAACCAGTTGATCCGCATCGAGGAAGAGCTCGGCAAGCAGGCGCGTTACGCCGGCAAGTCGGTGATCAAGGGCTGA
- a CDS encoding PRC-barrel domain-containing protein, with amino-acid sequence MTTQTGHTEAIAASRVIGTSVYNTEGKSIGSIEDIMLDKTSNGIMFAVIGFGGFLGIGEKYHAVPWASLDYDEDKGGYVVPFSKEQLKAAPAYSINELAGADGESARDASYEYYKVTPYWH; translated from the coding sequence ATGACAACACAGACAGGCCACACCGAAGCCATTGCCGCTTCGCGAGTCATCGGCACATCCGTCTACAACACAGAAGGCAAGAGCATCGGAAGCATCGAGGACATCATGCTCGACAAGACGTCGAACGGCATCATGTTCGCGGTGATCGGGTTTGGCGGCTTCCTTGGTATCGGCGAGAAGTATCACGCCGTTCCCTGGGCGAGTCTCGACTATGATGAAGACAAGGGCGGCTACGTCGTGCCCTTCTCGAAGGAGCAGCTGAAGGCGGCGCCCGCCTATTCCATCAATGAACTGGCCGGCGCGGACGGTGAAAGCGCGCGTGACGCGTCCTATGAGTATTATAAGGTCACGCCCTACTGGCATTGA
- a CDS encoding dodecin family protein, with the protein MSVARVTEITSSSKKSFQDAIEKGIARAAKTLKNVEGAWIQDQKIVVEDGKISAYRVNMKVTFILAE; encoded by the coding sequence ATGTCTGTCGCCCGCGTCACCGAAATTACCTCGTCATCGAAGAAGAGTTTTCAGGACGCTATCGAGAAGGGAATCGCCCGCGCGGCGAAAACCCTGAAAAACGTGGAAGGCGCCTGGATCCAGGATCAGAAGATCGTCGTCGAGGACGGCAAGATTTCGGCCTACCGCGTCAACATGAAGGTGACTTTCATTCTCGCGGAGTGA
- the kdsA gene encoding 3-deoxy-8-phosphooctulonate synthase, giving the protein MSKPQASNSTTPNSSVTVGNVVFDNNAALALIAGPCQFESRQHAFDMAGALKELTGRLGIGLVYKTSYDKANRTSLSATRGAGMDAALPVFDELRKAFSLPVLTDVHTEEQCAIVAPHVDVLQIPAFLSRQTDMLVAAARTGKVINVKKGQFLAPWDMKNVVAKITGSGNANVLTTERGASFGYNTLVSDMRALPIMAEIGAPVIFDATHSVQQPGGQGGSSGGERRFVETLARAAVAVGVAGVFIETHQDPDNSTSSDGPNMVPLKDMPALLERLMAFDRIAKGR; this is encoded by the coding sequence ATGAGCAAGCCCCAAGCGTCCAATTCGACGACGCCCAATTCGTCGGTAACGGTCGGCAATGTCGTCTTCGACAACAATGCGGCCTTGGCGCTGATCGCCGGCCCGTGTCAGTTCGAATCGCGCCAGCATGCCTTCGACATGGCTGGCGCGCTGAAGGAACTGACCGGCAGGCTCGGCATCGGCCTCGTCTACAAGACGAGTTACGACAAGGCCAACCGCACCTCGCTGTCGGCAACACGCGGCGCCGGCATGGATGCCGCGCTTCCCGTCTTTGACGAACTGCGCAAGGCGTTTTCGCTTCCCGTGCTGACCGATGTCCACACCGAGGAGCAGTGTGCGATCGTCGCTCCGCATGTCGATGTGCTCCAGATACCTGCCTTCCTGTCGCGTCAGACCGACATGCTGGTCGCCGCGGCAAGGACCGGCAAGGTCATCAACGTCAAGAAGGGGCAATTCCTTGCGCCCTGGGACATGAAGAACGTGGTCGCCAAGATCACAGGTTCCGGCAATGCCAATGTCCTGACCACCGAGCGCGGCGCGTCCTTCGGCTACAACACGCTGGTATCCGACATGCGGGCCCTGCCCATCATGGCCGAAATCGGGGCTCCGGTGATTTTCGACGCCACGCATTCGGTCCAGCAGCCGGGCGGGCAGGGCGGTTCGTCAGGCGGCGAGCGTCGCTTTGTCGAAACCTTGGCTCGCGCGGCCGTCGCCGTCGGCGTTGCCGGCGTCTTTATCGAGACCCACCAGGATCCCGACAATTCGACCTCTTCCGACGGACCGAACATGGTGCCGCTGAAGGACATGCCAGCGCTTCTCGAGAGACTGATGGCCTTCGACCGGATAGCCAAGGGCCGCTGA
- a CDS encoding VOC family protein produces the protein MTRTTAAGIHPLDHLVLPTQNLDVARARLTSLGFVVAPTGIHPFGTENCCVFLADGTYLEPLAIGSEQAAIKAAAEGNVFVARDRLYRESHGDEGFSAVVLGTDNADADHARYVEAGLSAGGTLSFSRAFTDTSGKSDVASFKLAFASANDTTDAFLFACQRINAPDVDRAALQAHANGATGIVEVVAISDHPAEQSRLISVAVGNPAAGVQGSAFHLPNATLSVLDPVSFAERFGVSAGLPTKLRFAAVVFAVRSANATSSLLAANAIQHDIAGTDIVVQPASGQGAAFIFREIQ, from the coding sequence ATGACCCGAACAACAGCAGCCGGCATTCATCCGCTCGATCATCTGGTGCTGCCGACGCAGAACCTCGATGTGGCGCGAGCCCGGCTCACTTCGCTCGGCTTCGTCGTCGCCCCGACCGGCATCCATCCCTTTGGAACGGAAAACTGTTGCGTTTTCCTCGCCGACGGTACCTATCTTGAGCCGCTTGCGATTGGCAGCGAACAGGCCGCGATCAAGGCCGCCGCCGAAGGCAATGTCTTCGTCGCGCGCGACCGCCTCTACCGCGAAAGCCACGGCGATGAGGGGTTTTCCGCGGTGGTGCTGGGGACCGACAATGCCGATGCCGATCATGCGCGCTATGTCGAGGCCGGCCTGTCGGCGGGAGGCACGCTGAGCTTTTCACGCGCTTTCACCGATACATCAGGCAAAAGCGACGTGGCGTCATTCAAGCTGGCCTTCGCCTCGGCCAATGACACAACCGATGCGTTCCTTTTTGCCTGCCAGCGCATCAATGCGCCTGATGTGGACCGCGCGGCTTTGCAGGCCCACGCCAATGGCGCGACAGGCATCGTGGAAGTGGTGGCGATCAGCGACCACCCAGCCGAACAGTCTCGGCTGATTTCCGTGGCGGTGGGGAATCCCGCTGCCGGCGTGCAGGGCTCAGCGTTTCATTTGCCAAATGCAACGCTGAGCGTGCTCGATCCCGTGTCTTTCGCCGAGCGTTTTGGTGTCTCGGCCGGTTTACCCACGAAGCTTCGCTTCGCGGCGGTCGTCTTCGCGGTCCGCAGCGCCAATGCCACATCGAGCCTGCTTGCAGCCAATGCCATACAGCACGATATAGCGGGGACTGACATTGTCGTGCAGCCCGCATCCGGACAGGGCGCGGCTTTCATCTTCCGGGAGATCCAATGA
- a CDS encoding Dabb family protein translates to MIRHIVFFSARRKEDVEAVRSGLLALGNIPHSSLFEVTLNTKVDPLSDEVDVVVYAEFADDAALAAYKAHPLYAQTTSKVKPLRELRYSADVVAGS, encoded by the coding sequence TTGATCCGGCATATCGTTTTCTTCAGCGCCCGGCGCAAGGAGGATGTGGAGGCTGTGCGCAGCGGGCTTTTGGCGCTCGGCAACATTCCTCATTCCAGCCTTTTCGAGGTCACTTTGAACACCAAGGTCGACCCGCTGTCGGATGAAGTTGATGTTGTCGTCTACGCTGAGTTTGCCGATGACGCGGCGCTGGCCGCTTACAAGGCGCATCCGCTCTATGCGCAGACCACCAGCAAGGTCAAACCCTTGCGCGAACTGCGCTATTCCGCCGATGTCGTGGCCGGCAGCTGA
- a CDS encoding SAM-dependent methyltransferase — protein MAHGEHHSAALSEAVRLDEFNFAEIVKGLPAKARMVLSAAMNLPRGSLKVRMPDGRAVLVGGKGPGPDAELVLKNWRLPGRAFSGGTIGVAESYMDGDWESPDVTSFLELFVVNSAIGERVAGGASWLINTVQRIRHWFNENTRTGSKRNISAHYDLGNAFYKEWLDPSMTYSSALYANGANDLESAQAAKYRALARDTGIGGKDHVLEIGCGWGGFAEFAAREIGCRVTGLTISREQHDFAKARIAKAGLADKVDIKLQDYRDETGTYDRIASIEMFEAVGEKYWPVFFSKMKACLKPGGTAGLQIITINEAAYDTYRARPDFIQRYVFPGGMLPTPSILKALGKDHGLAHLRERVFPDDYARTLAEWRHRFWASWEKIVPLGFDDRFKKLWEFYLHYCEAGFRASYIDVRQVVYKA, from the coding sequence ATGGCACATGGGGAACATCACAGCGCAGCGCTGAGCGAAGCAGTCAGGCTCGACGAATTCAATTTCGCCGAGATCGTCAAGGGCCTGCCGGCCAAGGCGCGCATGGTGCTTTCGGCGGCGATGAACCTGCCGCGCGGTTCGCTCAAGGTCAGGATGCCGGACGGTCGCGCCGTTCTGGTCGGCGGCAAGGGGCCTGGCCCCGACGCCGAGTTGGTGCTGAAGAACTGGCGCCTGCCAGGCCGCGCCTTTTCCGGCGGCACGATCGGCGTTGCCGAATCCTATATGGACGGCGATTGGGAAAGCCCTGACGTGACCAGCTTCCTAGAATTGTTCGTGGTCAATTCGGCGATCGGCGAACGCGTCGCCGGCGGCGCCAGCTGGCTCATCAATACCGTCCAGCGCATCCGCCACTGGTTCAACGAGAACACGCGCACCGGTTCGAAGCGCAATATCTCGGCGCACTACGATCTCGGCAACGCCTTCTACAAGGAGTGGCTCGACCCGAGCATGACCTATTCCTCGGCGCTCTACGCCAACGGCGCCAATGATCTTGAAAGCGCCCAGGCCGCCAAATATCGGGCACTGGCCAGGGATACGGGTATCGGCGGAAAGGATCATGTGCTGGAGATCGGCTGCGGCTGGGGCGGCTTTGCCGAATTCGCGGCACGCGAAATCGGCTGCCGCGTTACGGGACTGACGATCAGCCGCGAACAGCACGACTTCGCCAAGGCACGCATCGCCAAGGCCGGGCTTGCCGACAAGGTCGACATCAAGCTGCAGGATTACCGCGACGAAACAGGGACTTACGACCGCATTGCGTCTATCGAGATGTTCGAGGCGGTCGGCGAAAAATACTGGCCGGTGTTCTTCTCGAAGATGAAAGCTTGCCTGAAACCCGGCGGCACCGCGGGTCTGCAGATCATCACCATCAACGAAGCCGCTTACGACACCTATCGCGCCAGGCCGGATTTCATCCAGCGCTATGTATTTCCCGGCGGCATGCTGCCGACACCGTCGATCCTGAAGGCGCTCGGCAAGGATCATGGCCTTGCGCATCTGCGTGAGCGCGTTTTCCCCGACGACTATGCGCGCACACTCGCCGAATGGCGGCATCGTTTCTGGGCGTCGTGGGAGAAGATCGTACCGCTCGGCTTCGACGATCGCTTCAAGAAGCTGTGGGAGTTCTACCTGCACTATTGCGAAGCCGGTTTCCGCGCCAGCTACATCGACGTGCGCCAGGTGGTCTACAAGGCGTAG
- a CDS encoding bifunctional 2',3'-cyclic-nucleotide 2'-phosphodiesterase/3'-nucleotidase codes for MSQLLHPVSRRGFLAGAAATGALIVLHPFSARAQANQAHLRIMETTDIHVNVLPYDYYADKANDTMGLSRTASLIDAVRKEAVNSMLIDNGDLLQGNPMGDYIAYEKGLKDGDLHPIMKGMNLLGYECSTLGNHEFNYGLSFLDKVLAGANFPFVCANLIRGTELAANPRDDKLYLKPYVILDKKIKDGSGAEQPIRIGIIGFVPPQIMVWDLKNLEGNVKTRDIVEAAKAWVPQMKEEGADIVIALSHSGIDVKQGDMMENASFFVAGIDGVDAVFTGHQHLVFPGKKDFQSLEGVDTQKGTLQGKPAVMGGFWGSHMGLIDLMLERDGSKWKVVSATSEARPIFERVDNKNKPTVPDDKRIIAALEQDHQATLAYVRRPVGKTSAPLYSYFALVADDPSVQVVSQAQTWYLKDILKSTQWKDVPLLSAAAPFKAGGRNGADYYTDVPAGDIAIKNVADLYLYPNTVRAVEITGAQVKEWLEMSAGIFNRIEAGKTDQTLINTDFPSYNFDVIDGVSYKIDLSQPPKYDAKGGVANAGANRVVDLMFDGKQLDPNQKFVVATNNYRAGGGGNFPDINASKIIYEAPDTNRDVIVRYIVSQGTINPSADGNWSFAPLPGTSVVFETGVKAKDFIADVKSLKIEPAGEGEAGFARYRILL; via the coding sequence ATGTCGCAACTGCTCCACCCCGTCTCCCGCCGCGGTTTTCTCGCTGGCGCCGCAGCCACAGGGGCGCTGATCGTGCTTCATCCCTTCTCCGCCCGCGCTCAAGCTAACCAGGCGCATCTTCGGATCATGGAAACCACCGACATCCATGTGAACGTGCTGCCCTATGATTACTACGCCGACAAAGCCAACGACACGATGGGCCTGTCGCGCACCGCATCCCTGATCGACGCAGTGCGCAAGGAAGCCGTTAACTCGATGCTGATCGACAATGGCGACCTGCTGCAGGGCAACCCGATGGGCGACTACATCGCCTACGAGAAAGGCCTCAAGGACGGCGACCTGCATCCGATCATGAAAGGCATGAACCTGCTCGGCTATGAATGCTCGACGCTCGGCAACCACGAGTTCAACTACGGCCTGTCTTTCCTGGACAAGGTGCTGGCCGGCGCCAATTTCCCCTTCGTCTGCGCCAATCTGATCCGCGGCACCGAGCTTGCCGCCAACCCGCGTGACGACAAGCTCTACCTCAAGCCCTATGTGATCCTCGACAAGAAGATCAAGGACGGTTCGGGCGCCGAACAGCCGATCAGGATCGGCATTATCGGTTTCGTGCCGCCGCAGATCATGGTCTGGGACCTCAAGAATCTCGAAGGCAACGTCAAGACGCGCGACATCGTCGAGGCGGCCAAGGCCTGGGTGCCGCAGATGAAGGAAGAGGGCGCCGACATCGTCATCGCGCTCTCGCATTCCGGCATTGATGTGAAGCAGGGCGACATGATGGAGAACGCCTCGTTCTTCGTCGCCGGCATCGATGGCGTCGATGCCGTGTTCACCGGTCACCAGCATCTGGTGTTCCCCGGCAAGAAGGATTTCCAGTCGCTCGAAGGGGTCGACACGCAAAAAGGCACCCTGCAGGGCAAGCCGGCCGTGATGGGCGGTTTCTGGGGCTCGCATATGGGTCTGATCGACCTGATGCTGGAGCGTGACGGATCGAAATGGAAGGTCGTGTCCGCGACCTCCGAGGCGCGGCCGATCTTCGAGCGCGTCGACAACAAGAACAAGCCGACTGTCCCCGACGACAAGCGCATCATCGCCGCCCTCGAGCAGGACCACCAGGCGACCCTGGCCTATGTGCGCCGTCCGGTCGGCAAGACCTCCGCGCCGCTCTATTCCTATTTCGCGCTGGTCGCGGACGATCCGTCGGTGCAGGTCGTCAGCCAGGCGCAGACCTGGTACTTGAAGGACATACTCAAGAGCACGCAGTGGAAGGACGTGCCGCTGCTGTCGGCCGCCGCTCCCTTCAAGGCAGGCGGGCGCAACGGCGCCGACTACTATACCGACGTGCCTGCCGGCGACATCGCCATCAAGAACGTCGCCGACCTCTATCTCTATCCCAACACCGTGCGCGCCGTCGAAATCACCGGCGCCCAGGTCAAGGAATGGCTGGAAATGTCGGCCGGCATCTTCAACAGGATCGAGGCGGGGAAGACCGACCAGACGCTCATCAACACCGATTTCCCGTCCTACAATTTCGATGTCATCGATGGCGTCTCCTACAAGATCGATCTGTCGCAGCCGCCGAAATATGATGCCAAGGGCGGCGTGGCGAATGCTGGCGCCAATCGCGTCGTCGACTTGATGTTCGACGGAAAACAACTTGATCCCAATCAGAAATTCGTCGTCGCGACCAACAATTACCGTGCCGGCGGCGGCGGCAATTTCCCCGACATCAATGCCTCCAAGATCATCTACGAAGCGCCCGACACCAACCGCGACGTCATCGTTCGCTATATTGTGAGCCAGGGCACGATCAACCCGTCGGCCGACGGCAACTGGTCGTTCGCGCCGCTGCCGGGAACCAGCGTCGTGTTCGAGACGGGCGTCAAGGCAAAGGACTTCATCGCCGATGTGAAGTCGCTGAAGATCGAACCGGCGGGCGAGGGCGAAGCCGGTTTTGCCAGGTATCGCATCCTGCTTTGA
- a CDS encoding NAD(P)/FAD-dependent oxidoreductase, whose product MTEPSHHVIVVGAGFGGLEFTRALAGAPVRITMIDKRNHHLFQPLLYQVATTALATSEVAWPIRHLLRKRKDVTTLLANVTGVDRAGRRVLLDDGSAVAYDTLVLATGARHAYFGHDEWEPFAPGLKTLEDATTIRRRILLAFEQAERETDPARRQALLTIAIVGGGPTGVELAGTIAELAHDTLRGEFRNIDTRQTRVVLIEAGDRILANFAPKLSGYASKALERLGVTVELGRAVTRCDAEGVVFGDKQLAARTILWAAGVAASPAAEWLGAKADRAGRVLVEPDLSVSGSPEIFVIGDAALVLRPDGRPVPGVAPSAKQEGRHVAATIKARLAGDKTVRPFHYKHAGDLATIGKRAAAIDFGWIKLTGWLAWWLWGIAHIYFLIGFRNRLAVSLSWLWIYVTGQRSARLITQGDDDKT is encoded by the coding sequence ATGACTGAACCCAGCCACCATGTCATCGTTGTCGGTGCAGGTTTCGGCGGCCTCGAATTCACCCGAGCGCTCGCCGGCGCACCGGTGCGCATCACCATGATCGACAAGCGCAACCATCATCTTTTCCAACCGCTGCTCTACCAGGTTGCGACGACCGCGCTGGCAACCTCCGAGGTTGCGTGGCCGATCCGCCATCTCCTGCGCAAGCGCAAGGACGTGACGACGCTACTGGCCAATGTCACCGGCGTCGACCGTGCCGGCAGACGCGTGCTGCTCGATGACGGCAGCGCGGTCGCCTACGACACGCTAGTGCTGGCCACCGGCGCGCGGCACGCCTATTTCGGTCATGATGAATGGGAGCCTTTTGCGCCGGGTTTGAAGACGCTGGAGGACGCCACCACCATTCGGCGGCGCATTCTCCTGGCTTTCGAGCAGGCCGAGCGCGAAACCGATCCCGCCAGGCGCCAGGCGCTGCTGACCATTGCGATCGTCGGCGGTGGGCCGACCGGCGTGGAACTCGCCGGCACCATCGCCGAACTGGCACACGACACGCTGCGCGGCGAGTTCCGCAATATCGATACGCGGCAAACGCGCGTGGTGCTGATCGAGGCCGGCGACCGCATCCTTGCCAATTTCGCGCCGAAACTCTCCGGTTACGCCAGCAAGGCGCTGGAGCGTCTTGGCGTGACGGTTGAGCTCGGCCGCGCCGTCACGCGCTGTGACGCCGAGGGTGTTGTGTTTGGCGACAAGCAGCTGGCAGCCCGGACGATCCTGTGGGCGGCCGGCGTTGCCGCCTCGCCCGCCGCCGAATGGCTGGGCGCGAAGGCGGATCGCGCGGGCAGGGTGCTCGTCGAGCCAGACCTCAGTGTGTCCGGCAGCCCGGAGATTTTTGTCATCGGCGACGCCGCTCTTGTGCTGAGGCCAGATGGACGGCCGGTACCTGGCGTGGCGCCTTCCGCCAAGCAGGAGGGCCGACATGTCGCGGCCACCATCAAGGCCAGGCTTGCCGGCGACAAGACGGTACGTCCTTTCCACTACAAGCACGCCGGCGACCTGGCGACGATCGGAAAACGCGCCGCCGCGATCGATTTCGGCTGGATCAAGCTCACGGGCTGGCTCGCCTGGTGGCTGTGGGGAATTGCGCACATCTATTTCCTGATCGGTTTCCGCAACCGGCTGGCGGTTTCCCTGAGCTGGCTATGGATCTACGTCACAGGCCAGCGCAGCGCCCGGCTGATCACCCAGGGCGACGACGACAAGACCTGA
- a CDS encoding 5-formyltetrahydrofolate cyclo-ligase, translating to MANDHDDQGPAQYASPPRFMHELDPAFQAPLSDWTDVRRWRKAERERLIAARLAVSADARTAMSQRIAEGLDAIIGDIAGRTVSLYWPFRGEPDLRPWMAAINERGGRTALPIVVEKAQPLIFRAYKPGDRLEKGVWNIPIPAEGDPVLPDIVISPIVGIDPANYRLGYGGGFFDRTLAAMPFRPLVIGVGYELQRIATIYPQPHDIPMDRIVTEASQMC from the coding sequence ATGGCTAACGATCATGACGACCAGGGTCCGGCACAGTATGCCTCGCCGCCCCGCTTCATGCATGAACTCGATCCGGCATTCCAGGCGCCGCTATCCGACTGGACCGATGTGAGACGCTGGCGCAAAGCCGAGCGCGAGCGGCTGATCGCAGCGCGACTCGCAGTTTCGGCCGACGCGCGAACGGCAATGTCTCAGCGCATCGCCGAAGGGCTCGACGCGATCATCGGCGATATCGCTGGCCGCACGGTCAGTCTCTACTGGCCGTTTCGCGGCGAACCGGACCTGCGGCCGTGGATGGCGGCGATCAATGAACGAGGCGGCCGCACAGCGCTGCCCATCGTCGTGGAGAAAGCGCAACCGCTGATCTTCCGCGCCTACAAACCGGGCGACCGGCTGGAAAAAGGCGTCTGGAACATCCCGATCCCGGCCGAGGGCGATCCGGTGCTGCCGGACATCGTCATCTCGCCGATCGTCGGCATCGATCCTGCAAACTATCGCCTGGGCTATGGCGGCGGCTTCTTCGACCGCACGCTGGCCGCCATGCCGTTCAGGCCGCTGGTCATCGGAGTCGGCTACGAACTGCAGCGCATCGCGACCATTTATCCGCAGCCGCACGACATTCCGATGGATCGGATTGTCACGGAAGCCAGCCAGATGTGTTAA